A region of Sugiyamaella lignohabitans strain CBS 10342 chromosome A, complete sequence DNA encodes the following proteins:
- the GCY1 gene encoding glycerol 2-dehydrogenase (NADP(+)) GCY1 (Glycerol dehydrogenase; involved in an alternative pathway for glycerol catabolism used under microaerobic conditions; also has mRNA binding activity; member of the aldo-keto reductase (AKR) family; protein abundance increases in response to DNA replication stress; GCY1 has a paralog, YPR1, that arose from the whole genome duplication; GO_component: GO:0005737 - cytoplasm [Evidence IEA,IEA]; GO_component: GO:0005737 - cytoplasm [Evidence IDA] [PMID 14562095]; GO_component: GO:0005634 - nucleus [Evidence IDA] [PMID 14562095]; GO_function: GO:0004032 - alditol:NADP+ 1-oxidoreductase activity [Evidence IDA,ISS] [PMID 11306085]; GO_function: GO:0004033 - aldo-keto reductase (NADP) activity [Evidence IDA] [PMID 10818358]; GO_function: GO:0004033 - aldo-keto reductase (NADP) activity [Evidence IDA] [PMID 17140678]; GO_function: GO:0047953 - glycerol 2-dehydrogenase (NADP+) activity [Evidence IEA]; GO_function: GO:1990042 - glycerol dehydrogenase [NAD(P)+] activity [Evidence IMP] [PMID 22979944]; GO_function: GO:0003729 - mRNA binding [Evidence IDA] [PMID 20844764]; GO_function: GO:0016491 - oxidoreductase activity [Evidence IEA,IEA]; GO_function: GO:0016491 - oxidoreductase activity [Evidence IDA] [PMID 17962934]; GO_process: GO:0042843 - D-xylose catabolic process [Evidence IDA] [PMID 12271459]; GO_process: GO:0019568 - arabinose catabolic process [Evidence IDA] [PMID 12271459]; GO_process: GO:0034599 - cellular response to oxidative stress [Evidence IGI] [PMID 17919749]; GO_process: GO:0006071 - glycerol metabolic process [Evidence IEA]; GO_process: GO:0055114 - oxidation-reduction process [Evidence IEA,IEA]), whose amino-acid sequence MTLPTHFTLNSGYKIPAIGLGTWQSKPNEVANAVEVALKNKYRHIDGAAIYQNENEVGDGIRASGVPREEIFVTSKLWNNSHRGDEVEKALDKTLADLRLDYVDLYLIHWPAHFAPNKGFFPKDDNGKVILDQVPIAETWKAMEALVKKGKTKSIGVSNFTIAQIEELLKTAEIPPAVNQIEAHPELQQPKLLEYLKSKNILAVAYSPLGNNIYGKPRVLDHDKVQAIAKKLNKEPANVLISWAIQRGTAVLPKSITASRIIANYEVFELSKEDFDELNSLEKHGRLNDPVEWGVDIFGEHEGAGLVQC is encoded by the coding sequence ATGACTCTTCCCACTCACTTCACTTTGAACAGCGGTTACAAAATCCCAGCTATTGGTCTTGGTACTTGGCAATCCAAGCCTAACGAGGTTGCTAATGCTGTTGAGGTTGCCTTGAAAAATAAGTACAGACACATTGACGGTGCTGCTATCTATCAAAACGAGAATGAAGTCGGTGATGGAATCCGTGCTTCTGGTGTTCCTCGTGAAGAGATCTTTGTCACCTCTAAGCTTTGGAACAATAGCCATCGTGGAGATGAGGTTGAGAAGGCTCTTGACAAGACTTTGGCTGATTTGCGCCTTGACTATGTCGACCTTTACCTTATCCACTGGCCTGCTCACTTCGCCCCCAACAAGGGCTTTTTCCCTAAGGACGACAATGGAAAGGTTATCCTCGACCAAGTCCCAATTGCTGAGACCTGGAAGGCCATGGAGGCCTTAGTCAAGAAGGGTAAGACTAAGAGCATTGGTGTTTCCAACTTCACCATTGCTCAAATTGAAGAGTTGTTGAAGACAGCTGAGATCCCTCCTGCTGTCAACCAAATCGAAGCTCACCCCGAGCTTCAACAACCCAAGCTTTTGGAGTACCTCAAGAGTAAGAACATTCTTGCTGTTGCTTACAGTCCTCTTGGTAACAATATCTATGGTAAGCCTCGTGTTTTGGATCACGACAAGGTTCAAGCTATTGCCAAGAAGCTCAACAAGGAGCCTGCCAATGTCCTCATTTCTTGGGCCATCCAAAGAGGAACTGCTGTTCTACCTAAGAGTATTACTGCCAGTAGAATCATTGCCAACTACGAGGTCTTTGAGCTTTCTAAGGAAGATTTCGATGAATTAAACTCACTTGAGAAGCATGGTCGTTTGAACGATCCTGTTGAGTGGGGTGTCGATATTTTCGGTGAGCATGAGGGTGCTGGTCTCGTTCAATGCTAG